The Leptodactylus fuscus isolate aLepFus1 chromosome 5, aLepFus1.hap2, whole genome shotgun sequence genome segment tcctaggagccctgacagtgtcatacactatgtattatagatatatatatagtcctaggagccctgacagtgtcatacactatgtattatagatatatatagtcctaggagccctgacagtgtcatacactatgtattatagatatatagtcctaggagccctgacagtgtcatacactatgtattatagatatatatagtcctaggagccctgacagtgtcatacactatgtattatagatgtatagtcctaggagccctgacagtgtcatacactaagtattatagatatatatatatagtcctaggagccctgacagtgtcatacactatgtattatagatatatatagtcctaggagccctgacagtgtcatacactatgtattatagatatatagtcctaggagccctgacagtgtcatacactatgtattatagatatatatatatagtcctaggagtcctgacagtgtcatacactatgtattatagatatatatatagtcctaggagccctgacagtgtcatacactatgtattatagatatatatatatatatatatatatatatatatagatatatatagtcctaggagccctgacagtgtcatacactatgtattatagatatatatagtcctaggagccctgacagtgtcatacactatgtattatagatatatatagtcctaggagccctgacagtgtcatacactatgtattatagatatatatatagtcctaggagccctgacagtgtcatacactatgtattatagatatatatagtcctaggagccctgacagtgtcatacactatgtattatagatatatagtcctaggagccctgacagtgtcatacactatgtattatagatatatagtcctaggagccctgacagtgtcgtacactatgtattatagatatatatagtcctaggagccctgacagtgtcatacactatgtattatagatatatagtcctaggagccctgacagtgtcatacactatgtattatagatatatatatatagtcctaggagccctgacagtgtcatacactatgtattatagatatatatagtccttggagccctgacagtgtcatacactatgtattatagatatatatatatagtcctaggagccctgacagtgtcatacactatgttttatagatatatatagtcctaggagccctgacagtgtcatacactatgttttatagatatatatagtcctaggagccctgacagtgtcatacactaagtattatagatatatatatagtccttcgagccctgacagtgtcatacactgttttaAGTCAATATAAACTCAAAATCAGAAACAAATCATCGGACCAAACTGAGCGcaccaagaaaaaaaattaaacttaaGGGGTTTTCATATCTTTATTTAATCACTACCATACCACCAAGTAAGATTTAATCTGGAATATTTATCATGGGTGACTCACCAGGACGTATAGCAGAAATATCACAATGCGATCCATGACTGCAAGACGGATCTGAAATTACCAAAGAGACAATGACAGCAAACTCATCTATAGTAATgttactgtatagtaatgtatatacaggatctgggctgtatgtatatacaggtcatggtgtagtagtagtgtgtATACTGGCTCTGAgctttatgtactgtatatatatgttgcggtgtagtagtagtgtatatatttattccgggctgtgtgtatatatgccaTGGTGTACTTATATATTATAATCTGTCTCTGTACCTGCTGTCTGGTGCCTGCTGCGTTCCGGTCACCCAGTGGAGCTTCTCACTGCTTTGTAGTTAATCCTGATGTTATCAGCAATATGTGGCTTGGGAGTGAGCAGGGGGCTGAGCCGGGGGCTGAGCGGGGGGGTGGTCAGTTAATAGTGTGACCGACAGGTGCAGATTGGTAGGTAATATCTAGAACAGAGGAGATCTTGTTCCTAGGTCTAAGAGAATGTATCTAAAAAAGATACAGACAAAGAGTCAGACATCAGCTACACGCAGAATACAGTCAATATTCCGTTTGCAAAATGTCCAAAAACttgaaaagtaataataataataataaaaagattaATAACAACAGCCTTCTTAAAGGGATCACTTACCTGCAGCCTATTTATACCTGTTATAGGGTTCTGGTGGAGTAGACCCCGAGCTCTCAGACATGACCACTCTGAGCTCCTCTGACATCTTATAGATCTTGGTATGGTTGGGTGAGCAGTGTGTTCCATGATCCTTCTCAAGAACCAGCATGGTAACGTCTCTACAGTAGTAACTTCAGTCTGGAGATCATTCCACTACCTCCAGTTAAGACAACGGAGCCTTGATACCATCGTTTCGAATATCTCCCCCCATTCTGACTCTTCTTATcgtatataaaaatgtatttgctTTGCAGCAGCTACTTGGCATTGAGTGATGTTCCTTAATTTGTTGCCATTCAGTAGGCTCAATTCTTTCTCCCTTATTTCAAGGGTCTATGATAGCTACAAGTGCCTAAAAAACCCTTAAAGGGCTGTCTTATTTCTAAACCCACGGAACTGTTAGCTCCAAAAAATGTCTGCAGCCTTCAAAGTGAACACAGTTTGGTTTTGGGAACTTCAGCACCTCCATTGATCTGGATTATACAGTGGATAGAAGGAGAAACCAATTTCTTTTGCTTATGGGCTTAAGAATAagcaggacatggaggaggtggagtcaagCAGGAGGCAGTAGATAGAAGGAACAACTTATTGCTATTGGTTATAGGTCTATCTACTGCCTCCTGCTTGTCTCCACCTTCTCCATATCCTGCCCATgctaaaacccataagaaaaaacAAATGGTTGCTCCTTGTTTCCACTTGTTCCTGCTTGGTTCCTTCTCCACCATGTTCTGCCCATGCTTAGGCCCTAACCAATAGCACTTGGTTATTTCTTCTAAGCATGAGCAGGATATGGATAAGGTGGAGCCAAACTGGAGCAAGAAGTAGATAGAAGCAACAACCCATTGGTATTGTTATGGGACTAAGGATGGTCAGGAAGTGGAGATAAGCAGGAAGATGGAGATGGAAGGACCAACCACATACTATTGGTCATGGGCCTAAGCATGGACAGGATATGGAGGAGGTGGAGCCAAGCAGAAGGAAGTAGATAGAAGAAACAACCATTTGCTATTGGTCATGGGCCTTGGTTAACCAAGCAGGAGGAAGTGGATAGAAGGAGCAAGGGAACAAAGGCCAAGACATTGGGAAAAGGGGAGTCGATTAAGTAGCAAGATCCTCAGTTGTTTTGTGATACAAGGTACAGCACCTCCTTGTGGCATCTTCTGATATCTTCCTTTACAGACATTGATAGTCACATTGGTGatttcccttcttccctccatTTTTCGGTCCTTTTGTCCCTAACTAACTATAGAAGTGTCTTGATgtagattttgaggctgaattctGAAAAGTCTGATAAAAATTAACTTATTTGGTTTATTTTTGAAAtaacaaaagaaatggaaaaaacaaCAATGCGTGTCCCAAGTACGATAGTACGGTAAAATTAGAAGGTTAATCTAATGCTGTACACCTGGCCGGAATCCCATAGGGAATGACGGCTGCCGAGTCTATCAGTCACTCTGTTAATAAACTATAGATAtcgccttaaagggaacctgtcatatgGAAAATATAGTACAATCTGCCGACattgtgttatagagcaggaggagctgagcagatcgaTATATAGTTTTCTGGGAAAAGGTTCAGTATAAAATGCCATTTATCcagtgaaatctctgctctttttaTGGTGagaagtccagtgggcggtcctaacattgatagctccgcctcctggatgtCACAacctagaaagagcagagatttcattggataaatgacaagttatactgaatctttccccacaacataatacatcaatctgctctgctcctcctgctctataagatgCCATCTACAGATTGTacagcatttttcatgtgatggTCCCCTTTAAGGTGGAGAATATCTAAGATCCTCCAGTATAGAAGTTACTCAGGCTGCTGTCATGTGTTATATGGATCATATTGCAGCAGCAAATCCTGCCTGGACTGCAGATCAAGTAAGCAGAACTTTGATCGTGAGCCATGGATGCTCCAAGTTTTGGGTTGTTATGGTATTTTCAACCATAAATGGTCCGCAGAAGGGCTTATATATGTGTCCTGACCTAAGCTCTCATCCCTCTATTATCTTGGCACTTGAAGGGCTCATGGTTAGTATAATGTCAGGAAACCTTACTGGTCATGCTGAATCACAATCTAATTTACCAATAAGGTAAAACCCCACAAGAACCCGAGGAACCAAGGAGAACTTGCCaaacagatgttgcccttggtcaaaTTTGTACTTCCGTATATCAAGGTGCCATTACTGACCCAAGGCTTCTTgtacacatattttagatatatgTTGGTAAATTGATGTCCTAATCCATGTTTTTGTCACTTGAGTTTTTTGGAAATCAAGATTTTCCTATAATAGTGTTAGGATATTGTGTTAGGATACACTATCCCTTGTGGGCAGTGATTCCCAGGCATTTCTTGGGGCAAAGAAGGAGAGACCACCAGGGACATCTGGACATAGATGAGTTCAGTAATACTTTTTACATGGTTTTCAGCTTATTATGCCCCTTTGCTGTAAAATTTTGTTCCACCAGAAGATCCATTTAACAGCATACAGATATGTGCTTTATGGCGGCCATGTGAACCAGAGGAAGCCATGGACTGGAGCTATTCATTTCTAGGGAGAACATTGTGGTCAGAGTCTGTGACTTGTGCAGAGAGGGGCGAGAAGGTGAACTGTGGCCACCACCTTCTCATTTCTGTGGGGGAAATTGGTGGTCATACTCTGTGGCCTGTGATAAAGTCATTGTGTATGGAACAGAGTAATTGATTTATGTCAGCTATATCCTGTGCTATTACCtgccattgtaatcctgcctgtgatgatGAGATgtctgctgagaagtgatctctacagaacaagaAGTTTCAGACTATTATGAGGTTCGGTGGAGGTTTCATAGAAAACTATACAAAAAGTCACCAAAATGGTTCTCTCTCCTGCCTGTGATGATGAGATgtctgctgagaagtgatctctacagaacaggaggtGTCAGACTATTGTGAGGTTCGGTGGAGGTTTCAtagaaaaataattaaaacaacTCAACgttgtattgtatttttattttgcacaGTATTCAACATTTCCCATGTAGTTGAATTTGGTAGACTCACACAGTAGAAGGCCCCAGTATGTGGCCGGCTTTAGTACATAAGTTAACTCTTTAGGTGATACTAGTGTCTGTCAGGATATCTTCTCCTTTGATTGATGGTGGTTTCCATTCTCTGTTGGCCCGAAACCATGGCTCGGGTGTTAAGTTGGGGCTTTAAGAGGATAATGTAGACTTTGCGTGTGAATATACAGAAGAGTAGCCCGGCGCTGGAGGACAAAATTGCAAAGATTTCTGTTGCCACCCCCAATTTTCCCTGGGTGCTAAGATAGGCTGGGACAAAACATATCCAAACACTGAGGAACACCAACATGCAGAAAGTTATATAAGTAGCCTCATTAAAAGCCCCGGGTAGTTTCCTGGCTAAAAAAGCAACCAAGAAACATATAGTAGACAGAAATCCAAGGTAACCTAGCATAACCCAAAAACCAAGACCGTAGTTACATCGTATAACAACTTTTCCTAACTGAGTCTTCACATCATGTTCTAGAAATGGAGGATCTACTGAGAACCAGGAGCAACAAAGGGCAAACTGGATGGTAGTACAAAACACGGCAAAGAAGATGGGCCAGCGTGGTCCCATTGGTATCTTCAGGCAACCACCAGGCTGGATGGCTCGGAAGGCTAGGACGACAATAACAGTCTTGGCTAATAGACAGGAAATACAGAGGGTGAATAAGACACCAAAGGAAGCTTGTCGAATAAGGCAAATCTGGTTTCCTGGCGGAGCAAGAAGAAGAAGGGGGCAAAGGAAAGATAATGTGAGGGCAACAAGAAGGATGAAACTAAGGGTGCAATTATTAGCACGGACCAAAGGAGTCTCTCTGTACTTTATGAAAAGAAGAAGTACAAAGATGGGCAAAAACGAGCCCAAGATGGATGTACTTCCTAGGGATATTCCAAGAGGCTCCGACAAGGACAGTAATTCCACCTCACGGGGAATACATTGATCGTGTGCAGAATTTGGCCACTTTTCTTCTGGACAACGAAAGCAATCTATGGCATCTGTAAGAAAAACATTAGGATTAAAAAAAGTTCTTCAATATATATGTGAGAGATATCAGTCATGCTTTTTACCTACTGGTTTGGTTGGAAATTGATCCAATGGCACATGGAATGCAATCAAAACAGCAGTGGGGTTGACCAAGACGTGGGGCCTTCCAAAATCCGGGAGGGCATTCTTTAGAACATACAGAAATGGGAATCTAAGAAGACAGATTTGTGTCACAAAAGTTTTGGAAAAAATTTGCTTTTCTATGTGGACTTTGTGGGGTAATTAGGACATCTCTTACCTGGCTGAACTTCCCTCCCCAATGAATTGCACTGTGGTTGATGAACAGGTCTTGTCCTAAGTGGGCACCACTTTCGTAGCTTCCTACTCTTACCCAGTAAGTAACTCCAGATAGTTCTTGCCAGTTTGTTATGTCATAAATGACTGGTGCATTTCCAAGAGAGTCAAAATATAAGTCATCCCCAATGTTTCCTTTGAGCCTTACTCGACGAAGATAGAAGAAAAGCTGTCGGACATGAGAGGGTTAAATGGTATAAAGCTTGATATCTATAGATTCtactgattcttagggtcttcaTACACTTACCTGCCAAGGGTTAAAATTGGCCATATCTGCACAATGGTTTCCAACCAAGGCCCTTCCAATTTGTCTACAGTCGGCCATATCTTTAAGAGTTTTGACTACCATAGTCACAGCCTTATAGACATTATATGTAACTCCAAGGTCCCCTATGTTTGAAAATATCTTTAGAGTACCAAGGTCTTCCCGTCCTGTACACAAGGTCTGTATTGAAGATGGTGATGGGTAAAGAGCAAATGGGAAAGTTGATGAAGAAAAGGAAAATTTTGAAGCTCCAGTCTGAGAGGAGGATGCATTGTCCATTTCTCTGGTCCACTGACAACTGAAAGCTTCCTCCCAGAATTCCTTAAAAAATGTATGATTATTAAAGTGACTAGGATGTAATCCAAAGACAAACTCTCTGAATCCAGGGGCAGCCCCATTACGAAGAACAAGTCCAAGAGTCCCTCCTAAAAATTTGGAGAGTTGAGAAGTTACGAGACGTGGAGATGAAGACCATAAATCAGTGGTCAACCAGATTCTATCTCTAGTATCCCCATTGTAGGCAAGTTCCAACAAAACAGGGTTTAGATAGGCTTCGAGGGAAAAGACAACCACCACAAGGGCGGTTGACTGTCTGATAATGGTTGATACCCATCTCACATCTTCTGTTGAAGACTCTGAAGGAAGATTCTCCCAGAAGGCTAGGCACACTCTCGAAGACTCCATCTCTTCAAGAAAACTTTGACTCAATGCAGAACTGGTGGCTTGGGACAAGACACCCACCCAAGACCAGCCAAACTCTTCAAGCAGTCTAACAATGCCTTTCGCCTGGGAAGACAATGTAGGGGCAACACTGAGTGATGTAGGGAAAAAGAACCTATTGCTGAGACTGGCTGGAGGCATGAAGTAATTGATCTACAAGGTAAGAAGATGACAATATTAGATAATGATTGTGATGGAACCTTTCTATtcatttatttgatatttttgaGCTGGTAGTAATAAGCACACAAGTGAACCAAGGCTTGAAAACACAGTAGTGTTCCAGTTATTGGCAAGACCTTCTCGGTCCTCCATTAGATGTCCTGATCATTTGGCATTTTGTAGGTCTTTGGTCATGGTGTGACATGGTTGGGGGACCACTGATTGATCTTCAGTACTTACTATCCCTAGTTTTATACTGGGTAGATTGTTAGAACATAAGATCCATCACTGGTCATGGCAAAAGAAGATGCCATGTTGATTTGTTTTTGGGCAGTGAGCTAGTTATGTTATTTAGGTTTATGTAAACAGAACTGCACATTTTTGTATGAAGTTAAACGTAATAGTGGCCCAAGAAAGGGTACATAGTGTATAACGGACCCCCTGAGTTAGTCCTTAAAGTTTATTTCCTCACCTGTGGGTAATTGTAGAGTCCTAAAATGTTGGCCACACTCAAAGCTGCTTCTCCACCTGCATCTCCCAGCACTGCGGTCAATCTCGATGGTAGACCTAGACAATGATAATTCATTGGTCCTCCTTGACCACCAGAAAGGAGCCATGATGTTCCCCCCACTGCTCCTTTAGCTTCACTACATGAGTCCATGACTGCTGCCCCTAGTGTCAAGTTCGGTAACATCCCAGGAGTCCTGTTCGCTTCCTCCACTGCAAAGAGAAAGGCAAGAATCCAGCGGAAGGAACGGAAGTTGAACCTGGTATGGAATGAATATATGAAGAACTCAGTATACAGCCTAACCAGTAGATGTATATTATAGGTATACAGGGCAAAGAAGACAAGGTCATTAGGGTATAACAGTTATAACTTGCCAATGACACGTTgagacttggggtacaggacgacaaactgacacttggggtgtaggacactgacacttggggtgacAATAAAAGAAATTACCGACTGATGAGATTTAGGTACACAAGTAAGAGTCACTAAAGACAGAGAAGATGAGCAGCATGCATGGTCTCCAGCATAGGGACCTTGTTGCCCTCACCGTTGGCAGGAATGAGATCTTGGCGGCCTGGTGAAGATCTCTGGTTGTGTCCCTGGACTGAGATGCAAAGGAAATATTCCACCCAGGAGAACATCTCCCTCTTGGATGTACCCAGTCACCGCCTGTTGTTGTAGGACACATTCTGATTTCAAGGACAGTGGCCAGGAGAGAACCAGAAATAGAATTAGAGCAACACTCCTCATGGTCCAGATGTATAGATAATGAGACGGGTTAGTCCACTTCATCTGAGACAGAGTAGGCAGAAAGTAGTGAAGAAAGGTCTACAACACAACGTAAGATCTGAATCTCTAGAGCTGAGGTCTACGACACAACGTAAGATCTGAATCTCTAGAGCTGAGGTCTACGACACAACATAAGAGCTGAATCTCTAGAGCTGAGGTTTACGACACAACGTAAGATCTGAATCTCTAGAGCTGAGGTTTACGACACAACGTATAAGCTGAATCTCTAGAGCTGAGGTCTACGACACAACGTATAAGCTGAATCTCTAGAGCTGAGGTCTACAACACAATCAAAGATCTGAATCTCTAGAGCTGCGGTCTACAACACAACGTAAGATCTGAATCTCTAGAGCTGAGGTCTACAACACAACCCTATCACCTGGTGAGTCAGGCTCGTGAGCAGTAATGATGTGGATAACagaatctctctctatatatatatttgtgatcTTAGACTGTACGATCTCAGATTATCAACCCCAGAGGCTTTGAGTGCACTAGGGACCACAAGAATGGTAGAGATGAATACACAGACAATTATCTCAATATTCTGAGCTTTCTTAAAGGAGCGGTAACAGAGATAATATGGATAGTCAGTCCTTTCATTCATGTGCTTAGTGTTACTATGTTATGCTCCGAGCATCGTATTGACCGTCATCattttatatagaataaaaaaagttatgactctCAAAATATAGTCTCactaaaataaattatttttggcACATAAATAAAAGTAGTTCAACATAAAAcctaatataaacttatcaccataATTGTATAGGCCGGcagagtaaggctaaggccccacgggacgacaaGCAGCGCTAAAATATAGAAGATAAAGGTGCCAAAATTTACTTGTTTTTGCCATTCACCTAAGAAAGATTTAATAAGTGTTGGGTTAGGGGTCACAGTGATCACAGACGCAATCGGGCCCTGAAGCCGAAGGGCCCCACAGGTCACCTTCAATAGGCTAGGGCTGGATAAACTTctatgatctcctttctgatttccgttgatggctggcagtctgtaccatgtaaatttattacccctgtccttgggtacactggagggagaagATTTAAGATACACAGCATGCCACAGTCAGAAAAGGAGAAACTCTTTAATGGGAAAATTATAAGTTGGTCAGCTCAGCAGCACATAGTCAAGGAGAgaggctgtggcacaaaagggggcatGATTACTATGTGGCGGGGCTCCGAAGGCCTTAGTCTATGAAGGGTAAGATGAGGGTGCTGGAAAAGacactcataataataataataataataataataataatacattttatttctatagcgccaacctattccgcagcgctgtacaatttgtagggttcaagtacagacaggaagatacattacaaagaaatagtcacctcacacaatgggactgagggccctgctcgcaagagcttacaatctatgaggtagagggggtgacacaagaggtagcaggggcggcattacttatacagaggtcagacacttttctaatagaggtgactgtcattacataaacataagactttatgagccgtcaacagtcgtgtcctgtaacatgtggatggagcttggacctatggagctagcatgagatgacatcatatcatgtggggaaatgttggagcggggacaga includes the following:
- the LOC142204395 gene encoding vomeronasal type-2 receptor 26-like codes for the protein MFSWVEYFLCISVQGHNQRSSPGRQDLIPANVEEANRTPGMLPNLTLGAAVMDSCSEAKGAVGGTSWLLSGGQGGPMNYHCLGLPSRLTAVLGDAGGEAALSVANILGLYNYPQINYFMPPASLSNRFFFPTSLSVAPTLSSQAKGIVRLLEEFGWSWVGVLSQATSSALSQSFLEEMESSRVCLAFWENLPSESSTEDTLCTGREDLGTLKIFSNIGDLGVTYNVYKAVTMVVKTLKDMADCRQIGRALVGNHCADMANFNPWQLFFYLRRVRLKGNIGDDLYFDSLGNAPVIYDITNWQELSGVTYWVRVGSYESGAHLGQDLFINHSAIHWGGKFSQIPISVCSKECPPGFWKAPRLGQPHCCFDCIPCAIGSISNQTNAIDCFRCPEEKWPNSAHDQCIPREVELLSLSEPLGISLGSTSILGSFLPIFVLLLFIKYRETPLVRANNCTLSFILLVALTLSFLCPLLLLAPPGNQICLIRQASFGVLFTLCISCLLAKTVIVVLAFRAIQPGGCLKIPMGPRWPIFFAVFCTTIQFALCCSWFSVDPPFLEHDVKTQLGKVVIRCNYGLGFWVMLGYLGFLSTICFLVAFLARKLPGAFNEATYITFCMLVFLSVWICFVPAYLSTQGKLGVATEIFAILSSSAGLLFCIFTRKVYIILLKPQLNTRAMVSGQQRMETTINQRRRYPDRH